GATCGGCGATGATAGCATCCCATATCCTCTGACCTCTCATGTAGATGACTGAAGACTGCATATGTCGGGGCGACAAACAGTACAAATAGTGAGCAAACGGAGTTCAGTTGAATGCGAGCAGCAACTCGTTTACATATGCAGTTCACAATATGATTTTAACTTTTTAAGAGTACGTACGCCATTTGTGAACTCCGAATCGCCCGCGAAGGATCCGCCGTCGCAGTACCGCAGCTTCACCCGATTCCAGTTGTAAAAATCTGCTCGAATTGTCAAAAAGAAAAATCTTTAGTAGTGACGAGAACTGATCTGAAACTCTGAATTCCTTTGACCAGAAGTTGTGGCAGTGGCCTGATGCAGATGTGGGGTTCATCATCACCCTTGTAGGACCATGAGCTTGAATTCGCCATGGGCCTGGATGTGTTAAAGCGAAACTGTTGGCGCTACCTACCGGATTATGGTGATTGTTGACTGGCCGCAACCTTTTTGCAAAAGCACAAGACAGTACCACCATCACCATGCATGAACGGAGACATGCATGTGCTCTGCTGTGCTGATCATCATCGACGACTTGGCGTAAaaggtacgtacgtacgtacgaggAAATCAAAGAATGCACGGGGAAAATGTCTCTCCAATTAATCAAACCCGTGTTCGTTGCTTGCAAAAAGTATTATGAAACAGCGCGTTTCTGCTGAAGAAACTGAAAGGGAGCTGTAACTGAAGAGAACCAGCAAGACGATTGCGGTACCTGGGTTCCTGGCCGGATCGTTGCTGAGCACGCCGGAGAAGACCTCGAGCTTGCTCATGAGCCGGGTGGAGCCTCGCCGCGTGCCGGCTCGTGCGGCGCAGGACGGCGCGTCGTTGCACCAGCCGCCGCCCTCGAACTGGAGCAGCCAGCCGCGGGCGCCCGCGCCGGAGCCGCGGTGGAGGTGGTACGCCGGCGGGCTCCCGTCGAGGCACACTGCAATCGAACGGCAGTTCACACGCGCACCATTAGTTGGCATCCCCGTATGCTTTTAGGCAGAGCAGGGCAATGTGCGGCCGGATGAACGCAGGGGAAAGAAAAGAGGATTGATTAAAGGCGTCGCGGACTTGCCTGCCCCCGTGGACGCGGCGCCCGGGACGAGAGTCATGCCCACCACCAGCCTCTTCTCAtggcccgccgccgccgcagccgcagcagcagcagcgacgacgacggcaGCTGCCCACGTCCAGAGCCGCCGCCGGTCCATGTTGGTCGACCGCGGCACGGCACGCGCTGGGAAGAGATATCAAGGACGGGGGGAGAGGAGGCGCGGTAGGAGGAAGAAACTTGCGGGACCTGGACTGTCCGTGTCTGGCGCCTCCAGCCAGTCCAGGGATGTGCAAaataattctatgagaccaggtctcacgcgagacccatcctgatggatgacatgtgTCATTCACAAATCATAAAGCATCATTCACCCCCCATTTAAAATTAGGGGAGGAGAGATTAGATGCTTTATGATGGCTTCGTGTGCGCTGTGCATGTCACCGTGTCTGTATATGTAGAGGTTGGATGGCGAGATGGCAACGGCGACGGCCAGAATGCACCAGATGACGATGGGTGCGGATGATCTCATCGGCGTTCGTCGGGGTGGAATGGTTGATTTTCCTACCAATTATGTGCGTGCAATGTCCATTAATATTAGACAagatattaattatatttattactacctccgtttctaaatataaatgTTTTTAGAGATTTTActatgactacatacaaagcaaaatgagtgaatctacactcgaaaatatgtctatatacatccgtatgtagtttgtaatgaaatctctaaaaagagttatatttaggaacgaagggagtataataTTAGGCAAGATATAAACTACTCTCTCCATCCCAAAATAaactcttgtcttagatttgtctagatactaaTCTaagacaaaaaaaattaggatGAAGGAAGTAATATTTTTGAACTTCGGTGACTTTATTTAACTAATAGTCATATCCTTCACAATAAGCGGTATCAGGAAATCAATAGTAGTTAGGGTATAATTCTTTGGCTAATGTTGATGTTGGTATTAGATATGATGATAATTGCATGCGTTTCATCGCGATATAAATATTTTAGTACGTTATCCCGCAATTTATCTGCACATATtaatgtgattgtgtaaataaatgtttgcCAAATTCTCTCCATGTTATACTTATCTAAatatattttatgatttttttgcaaTCATTTATTGGTTTCCAAAGAAAAGACAAGTTTATTTGGCAAGTCAGGTAAATATGTGACAATTACGATGATTTTTATGAAATGATGCTCAGAAAAAGGATGAAAGGTTGGACGAAACACTCCGTCTGGAAAAAAAGGAACGCTATTCTTTTTTTAAGTACTTATTATTAAAAAAATACAGAGAATATTAATCATTAAGGGTGCTAAATGTGTTTTGTGCAAAACAGGAGTAACGCTAAACACTGGAGCAACATAGACTATTGGATAGATACTATGAGATCTGTTTTTTTTAGATTTGGATGAGATTTGTTGAATCTCCGTAACTTGTTTTACTTATATTGGTATATAGTTTTTTGAGAAATTTTATATTGGTATTTATTTTAGCAACATTTATGTTTGTATACATTCTCTTCCTCTTAAAATAAGCGTCTCAACTTTATATCAAATTTAATATTAAAGTCGAAACACTTATTGTATACACTCTCTTCGTCTTACAAAGTTGTATTATTTTTTTCTTGAAAACAAGTTGcattaaagttgagacacttattttgagacggagggagtagatagaaGAGATGGTACATGGACCTTTTGCCGCCACAGAGACCTCGGGCTGGTCTGACACAGGCCTACAAGATGTGTGCCACCGGCCCAGCGGAGCAGCCCAGAACGCCGAAGCTCCGCCGCGGATCGCTCTTTACGCTCTAGTCCCCCTACCTCTATCTATTTCACAATCGTCCCTAGCGGCGAAGGCGCAAAATAAGATTTGGGAATCTCCGTTTCATTTTCGTGAGCCGCCAAGAATATTTCCCTCACTCACACGAGACAGATGCGCGAGGACTGACGGACCAGTAAAGTCCACTGCCTCTTCTGCCGCGCCGGTCTGCTCCCCGTCGGCTCCGCTCCAAGGTGAGTAATGGCATTTCTCGATCCCTTTCCGGTTGATTCATACGGCGGTCCTCTGCGACGCttgcggccgcggcggcggctggctgtaGATTTGGGCTGCGGGACTTGGCCGCAAGGTTGGACTTTTTAGGAGGAACTAATGGCGAGCAGGTTTGCCGATGCGTTTCTTCAAGAAGTGCGGCTCGGATTTGGTGCAGATGGGAGGAGAGGGGTTCCTTTTCTGCTGACCTCGTCCTGGGATTCGATTCCCATCTGCGAGGGTTCATCCTTTCCTCGAATGGTTTAGCTGATTCAGTGATAATGTGCTGTGTGATCCGAGAGTAGATTTAGatttgttttttgttattttagtGTTGTGCTGTTCCTCTTGAAACCTAGGTATTGAAGTAGTATGTGAACGAATGGAAACTCTTCCTTCTTTTGGAAATGGATATGACCTATTTTTCTTGGACGGATTTGATGCATAGGATGGGCGTAGTTTTAAGCTTGTAAAATGGTTCCCTCTGCCAAACCTGATACAAACTATGGTTATGGTTTTTTTTTTTGGATAAAAGCTGATGCTACTGTCATCTTTTCTCTCTTCTGATGCGAGCACTGTATTATGGTTTTAATGCAGGTTTCCTACATGGGGAACCGTTCTCGGCCCAGTGTAGCTAAGGAAACCATGGAACCAATTGATGAGGAAACAGAGAGTCCTAGCAGGGCAGCACAACTGAATTGCCCGGATAGAAACTCAGGCGAAATGCACCTCAACCGGTTCCCAAATTTTCATTGCAAGAGTCTGCCTTCAAGACGCCGTGAGGAAAACCCAGAAGATAGCATCATTCATAGTCGTGGTTCTATGTACCAGAGCTCCAGTGATGTCAGCAGACTAAGGAAACTCCAAGAGGGGAGGAGGAAATTAGACTCTATACATGAAAGAGATGCGTTTATGTCATTTGGGACCGTCGATTCGTCCTCTCAGCCTAGCACAAGTGGAGCTTACTTGGTTCCGCAACGGAGCGGTTCATGCAAGTTGAGGTCTTCTATGAACATAACTCGTGGATTtaatcaagatgccagggagcttgTGGATATTTCATCGCGTGAGGTTCCCAGTGACAACTTGAGGCTTGGAAGGCCACGCAAGGACTGCAATTTGTTAAAGGATGATGTAAGAGACAGGTTCCCGGGGTTATCGCTCAAAGAAGACAATGCCACGTGTCCTGCCGCAAGTGCTGCTCCTCATTTGCTAgaaagcagcagtagcaaaggtacAATGTCAAATTGCCAACCTCCTGTTGGCCTTCATCCTGATAGGAGTAACCATGGCACAATAGATTCAGTGAGTAATCTCCCCAAGTCCTTGTCAGCTAAGGTGGGCGTTTTTGATGCTACATGTCCATCAGAAAGTGTTCATGGTGTCGATGGCAACAAAAAAGCTCGATCTAGTGCGtttaagaaaattttggatcctttCATGAAGTCCAAATCTCTGAGGAATCCCTCCCACATGGTAATGGAAGATGCAAAATGTGGTAATCCACCAGTTAGAGGAAAAGATAGTGCACTGCGCAAATCTTTGTTGAGTGGTATCTCAAGATCTGACCAAACTCCCACACCTAAATGCCAGATGAGTGGGGAAGCCCGGCCTATCACAGTTACTTCATCGCCGACTCATTTGCATGCTGTTCTTAAACTGGATCATGACAATGGCGCTTTTGGTTTTGAGTTCTGTACCAAGGGTCCAGAAGAATCCATTTACGCTAGCACTTGGAAATCCGGGAACGAACTGAATTGGATTTACACTTTCCATAGTGTTGGCAAGCGATCAAGTACCGTGGGAAGGACCTCCAAGGATAGGCATGGGTGGCTGCCTCCAATTGTTGGCCAGATGCATGTGTCTTCCTATCTGTACTCTGAAGTTGAAGAAGATGGTATTTTAAATAACTCAGCCACTAGCGAGTTTGTTTTGTATGACATTGCTCATGCACGACGGAGCTCTGCTGTTGATAGAGTTCAGCGTCCAGATTCCACTCAACCACCATTCTGCAATGTTGTTAAGAATTCAATCTCTAGGGAGTCTCTAGAGAGAAATAATCAGATGGAGCGGCAAAATACTGCAAGGAATAACTCAGATGCATCGGTATCTTGTCTTTGGTCCCAAGAAGA
The sequence above is a segment of the Triticum dicoccoides isolate Atlit2015 ecotype Zavitan chromosome 1A, WEW_v2.0, whole genome shotgun sequence genome. Coding sequences within it:
- the LOC119274943 gene encoding uncharacterized protein LOC119274943, whose amino-acid sequence is MGNRSRPSVAKETMEPIDEETESPSRAAQLNCPDRNSGEMHLNRFPNFHCKSLPSRRREENPEDSIIHSRGSMYQSSSDVSRLRKLQEGRRKLDSIHERDAFMSFGTVDSSSQPSTSGAYLVPQRSGSCKLRSSMNITRGFNQDARELVDISSREVPSDNLRLGRPRKDCNLLKDDVRDRFPGLSLKEDNATCPAASAAPHLLESSSSKGTMSNCQPPVGLHPDRSNHGTIDSVSNLPKSLSAKVGVFDATCPSESVHGVDGNKKARSSAFKKILDPFMKSKSLRNPSHMVMEDAKCGNPPVRGKDSALRKSLLSGISRSDQTPTPKCQMSGEARPITVTSSPTHLHAVLKLDHDNGAFGFEFCTKGPEESIYASTWKSGNELNWIYTFHSVGKRSSTVGRTSKDRHGWLPPIVGQMHVSSYLYSEVEEDGILNNSATSEFVLYDIAHARRSSAVDRVQRPDSTQPPFCNVVKNSISRESLERNNQMERQNTARNNSDASVSCLWSQEDLHPHLEVAAVVVQVPFHQTRSLELKTGSSPGTVKVVTAGGAHGLPRDDETSPSPLLNRLKSGGRCDCGGWDMSCPIVVLENAYDSYWVDSVMNESKHPMELFVKGNQEVLPALSMKVDGKGEFSVDFHARLSALQAFSVCISLLHCSEASPTIGIEKFKHKLYSSSMKMLLKEEVKQLIGSVTGKEKKKVKRRKGKTPVVNGPPFSPMGRV
- the LOC119292957 gene encoding pectin acetylesterase 9 isoform X2, which gives rise to MDRRRLWTWAAAVVVAAAAAAAAAAGHEKRLVVGMTLVPGAASTGAVCLDGSPPAYHLHRGSGAGARGWLLQFEGGGWCNDAPSCAARAGTRRGSTRLMSKLEVFSGVLSNDPARNPDFYNWNRVKLRYCDGGSFAGDSEFTNGSSVIYMRGQRIWDAIIADLLTKGLAKAKKVLLSGCSAGGLATFFHCDDLGELLGGVATVKCMSDAGFFLDVDDISGNNSIRPFFSSLVALQGAEKNLNKDCLNSTLSPYLCFFPQYALQNIKTPYFILNSAYDVYQGSLESL